The DNA window GCTAATGTTCCAGGCATGGTATAAAGGGCCGTTTCCGTTTCCAAGGTCAAGCCCGGCGCCCAGAGCACCGGACAGGTAGTGTTTTGCGCGGGCGACACTCTGTTCCAGGGACATGTCCTCTGCGAGGCCGCAGGCGATAGCAGAAGAGAGCGTACAGCCGGTACCGTGGCTGTTTGGGTTTGCAATACGGGGAGCGGAAAACCAGTGGATCGTTTCGCCGATACATAAAAGATCGCAGGCCCCCGAGGATAAATGTCCGCCCTTGAGCAGGATGGGCACGCGATAGTACCCGGAAAGCCGGAGGGCGGCCTTTTGCATGTCTTCCCTGCTTTGGATTGTGATGCCGCCCAAAAGTACCTCGGCCTCCGGAATGTTGGGCGTAACTAATGATGCCAGGGGGATCAGGTTTTCCGACAATGCGGCTAATGCCTCCTCGCCCAAAAGTCTTTTCCCGCTGGTGGAGACCATGACAGGATCCAGGATAATATAGGCAGGTGAATAATGTTTAATTCTGTCTTCCACGGTCAGTATGGCGTCTTTTGTGCCCAGCATTCCGATTTTTACAGCCTGGGGCGTGAGATCGGAGAATACACTGTCCAACTGGGCGGCCAAAAGCTCAGGGGAGACCGGCCGGATCATCTGGACGCCGAGTGTATTCTGGGCGGTAACGGCGGTAATGGCGCTGGAGGCGTAAAGACCCAGCGCCGTGATGGTTTTAATATCTGCCTGGATACCGGCTCCGCCGCCGGAGTCTGAACCTGCAATGGTAAGTACGGAAGGAACGCGCATCATGGATTAACCACCTTTATAAGTTTGTCTTTCAGCGTGCGGACGGCCAGAGAGATATCGTTTTGGCCGAAGATACCCGATACAACAGCGGCTCCGGCGATTCCGGTACCTGTAAGCTTTGTGACGTTTGACGCAGTGATGCCGCCAATTGCTGCGACAGGAATGGAGACGTTTTTACAGATAGCCGAGAGAGTATCAAATGTCATCGGAAGAGCCTCTTTTTTCGTTTGACTGCCGAAAACGGCGCCGGATCCGAGATAGTCGGCTCCCTGTGCTTCGGCCAGTTTTGCCTGTTCCACGGTTTTGGCAGTGACGCCCAGAATCATATTGGAGCCAATTGCCAAACGCGCTTCGGCGGCATTTATATCATCCTGACCGACATGGACGCCGTCGGCCTGACAGCGGAGCGCTATTTCCACGTTGTCGTTAATGATCAGGGGAACGCCGTAGTATCTTGTGAGTCTGCGCATCAACAGAGCCTCCTCCAGAAAACGGCGCTCATCCAGGTCTTTCTCTCTGAGCTGAAGCATCGTGACACCGGAGGCCAGAGCCTCACGGACCATCTGCTCCAGTGTCTTTTCACCGGTAAATGACCGGTCTGTCACTGCATACAGCAGACAATCGGATCGATTGAATTTCAATTTTCATCCCTCTTTTCAATGTTTCTTCATCAAGCAGGCTGACATAGTCGGTAAAATACCGGAGAAAACTCCCGGTCCCCTCACCGCGTTCCTCTACTTTCCGGTAAGCAAGCTCCCCGCAGAGACCTGCCGCCGAGACTGCGAGGGCCGTGGCGGAATGTATTGCGGTTTCGGTGGATTCTGTGGCAGGACCAGCAGAAAGTATCGCGGTTGAGACATAGGCGGCAATGATTCCGTCCAGCATGCAGCCGCTGCCGGTGATGCGCGACATCATAGGACAGCCGTTTTGGATCAGCATGGTTTTATCTTTGAAAGTTACAAGATCAGTTTCCCCCGTCATGACGACAACGGCTCCTGTTAATTCCGATAAACCGCGCGCAGCGCCGGTCAGGGGGGAAAGGTTTGTTTGTGTTATCTGATCCTGCTTTGAAGCGTCAACGCCTCGTGGGGAATCCTGAACCTGAGGGGACGGGATTTTACACTCCGCAGCAGTCCCGCGCGTCAATTCCAGGTATAACCGTTTGATTTCAGAGGCATTTCCGCGTATTACCGCAGGAGTCACCTGGCTCAGTACGTTCAGGATAGAGGAGGTCCTGTACGGGGAAGAGCCGATCCCTACCGGATCCAGGATGAGGGGAAGGCCAAGCTCTCCGGCTTTTGTGCCTGCCCTGCTCATGGCAGCTGCGGATGATTCTTTCAGAGTTCCGAAATTCAGCAGCAGGCAGTCACTGCGGGAGGTCACATCGGCAGCCTCATCCGGGTGATCAGCCATAACGGGTGCGGCTCCGGCGGCCAATATGATGTTGGCTACTTCACAGGCGGTTACATAGTTCGTAATGCAGTGAATCAGAGGTGACCGGTCCCGGATGAGCTGCGGAAGACGCAGAATTTCATCCGGGAATAGAGAGTTTGCCTCCGGAAATGGAGATATTGTTGAGAATGGCTCATTAATCATAATTTTCTGTCCCTCTTCTCTTTTGAGGCTGGAATCAGTTCTGTATCATTCTGTGAAGGTGGGAAAATAACGGTGAGCGGCGCAGGATTTCCAAAAGGACCACGGCCATGGCGGTTCCGCATACGGTACTGGTTAAAAAAGGCACCACGTAGAAGAAAAGAGCAATCTCTTTTCCCATCAGAAAAACGGCTATCGGATAGCAGAGAAGGGCGCCGATGATTCCGGTTCCAACTACTTCACCGAGGTAGGCAAGGACAAAACGGCCTGTTTTCTGGAAAAGAAATGCACCCAGGAAAGCGCCGACCATACTGCCCGGAAAAGCCATCAGACTTCCGGTCCCTATCAGATTCCTTATCAGGGAGGTGCAGAATGCCATGCAGACGCCATACAAAGGACCGAGGAAAACGCTGGCAATGACGTTGATAAAATGCTGAACCGGGAAACATCTGGATGCTCCGATGGGAACGGAGAAGCCGGACAGCGCCACGGTCAGGGCCACCAGCATTCCGCCAAGAACCGTCTTTTTCAGGCTCAGTGTGTTTGCCGCTCTGTCCGGTGTATAGTTAGACGGGGAGGCGGTTTCTTTATTTCCGAATAATGTGGTAGTTTGATTTTTCATTAGATTCTCTTTACTCCTTACTTTTTAAGATTCTGCTCACAACGCAGCAACATCCGGTTTTAAATGCAGGTTATGTATCGGGAAATATAGGTTAATGCACGGTTATGAGCAAAGAAACGTTATATACAATAAAATGTTGTGGTCAATGAAGCATGAAGGGGGATTTTTAATTATTCGTCAAAAATGCTGACGATTTCCCCATCCAGGATGCGGTTCATATTCTTAACGGCGCAGAAATTACCGCACATGGAGCAGGTATCCTCTTTTTCCGGCTTGCCTGCGGCACGGTAGCGTTTGGCTTTTTCCGGGTCAATGGAGAGATGGAACATTCTCTCCCAGTCGAGCCGTTTTCTGGCCTCGCTCATCTCGTGATCCCAGTCGGCGGCGCCCTTAATTCCCTTGGCGATATCGGCGGCATGGGCGGCGATTCGGGAGGCGATGATTCCTTCTTTTACATCGTCGAGATCGGGAAGTCTCAGATGCTCCGCAGGGGTGACATAGCAGAGGAAGGAAGCTCCGGACGCTGCGGCAATGGCGCCTCCGATGGCGGCGGTAATGTGATCATAACCCGGCGCAATATCCGTTACAAGCGGGCCGAGGACATAGAAGGGGGCTCCCTGGCAGATGGTCTGCTGAATTTTCATGTTGGCGGCAATCTGATCCAAAGGCATGTGGCCGGGGCCTTCGATGATAATCTGGACATTCTTTTCCCAGGCTTTTCTGGTCAGCTCTCCCAGGGTAATCAGTTCTTCTATCTGCGAGATATCGGAGGCGTCGGCAATACAGCCGGGACGGCAGGCGTCTCCCAGACTCAGTGTCACATCATATTCCTGGCAGATATCCAGGATTTCGTCAAAGTGCTCATAAAATGGATTTTCAAGTCCGGTCATCTCCATCCAGGCGAAGATAATGGAACCGCCCCTGGACACGATGTTGGTCAGGCGCTTTGCCTCTTTGAACCGGTTTGCCGTGTTTTTATTAATTCCGATATGGATGGTCATGAAATCCACACCGTCTTTGGCATGCATTTTCACGATATCAATCCATTCTTCGGATGTAATTTCCTTTAACGGCTTGTGATAATAGACGACGGCGTCGTAAATGGGAACCGTTCCGATAATGGCCGGGCACTCGGAAGTCAGCTTGCGGCGGAACTTTCCGGTATCACCGAAGGAACTCAGATCCATGATGGACTCGGCGCCCATGGCTACGGCATCGTTTACCTTGGCAAGCTCCATATCCAGATCATTGCAGTCCCGGGAAGTGCCCAGGTTTACGTTGATTTTGGTTCTCAGCATGGAGCCGATTCCGTTCGGTTCCAGACAAGTGTGGAGCTTGTTGGCCGGAATGGCTGCCTTCCCCTCGGCAACCAGGCGCATCAGTTCCTGGGGATCAAAATGCTCTTTTTCGGCTACATTTTTCATTTCTCTGGTCAGGATGCCCTTTCTTGCGGCATCCATCTGGGTGGTGTAATTCATGCTCATGTCCTCCTTGTTTTTTGTTTTGGAGGGATCGCGGCTATTTTTACTGCAAGAACAAAGAATTCCGCATGCGGGATTCTTGCGCTGCCGCGCGGTTGCTTCAGCAACTATTCACCTCTGCGCGGCGTGCGCATCCTTGCGAAGCATTTTTTGATTCATAGGACGTAGTTTCCTATGAATCAAAAAAGCCTGGGACCAACAGATCCCAGACTTGATTTTTTAATATCCGTCATGTATGATCCCTACGTTGGCATTACCCAAATCAGGTTATATAGGTCGAAGTTCGATTACTTCCTCTCAGCCCGCTTACGAGCTCCCTGTTGATGGTGAGTGTATCACTGTAATTTACTTTTGTCAATAATTCTATTAGAAAGTCTTTATTCTTTTTATTCTTTCTTTATCCCCAGGCCAAACTTTAGCCATATATTTCCTGTATAGTAGTAATCAAACAGGAAAACCCCCTTTTACATAGACTTTTTCATACTCATGCCGGCAGGAGCAATCCTGGCCGGCTCCCCCTTTTTGTATCATAGAAAAGTGGTCCTATGATATAAAAATCCCTCCTGGGTCCGTTTTACTGTTCTTCACACTTTTGCCAGAAAGTCTTAATTGATTTTATTTTTTCTTTATCCACTGGTCAAACTTTCGTCACACATTTCCTGTATAGTAATAGTCAGACAGGGAAACACCCTTTTACATAGACTTTTTCATACTCATGCCGGTGGGAATAGACCCACCGGCTCCTTTCCATTTTACCCTTCTTATTTCAAAAACATAAAACACGTTGCAGACATTTATTCAAATTAACATAGCTTGTACATATTGTATACAGGATGCCGCAAAAAAAGGAGACAGCCAAATTTTTTATGTTTCGCTGTCTCCCTGTGGATATTTTATAATATTGTAATTAGTTTATTGATAATAACCATAGGAAAAATACTCTGTTACGGTTTCTAATAATTTTGTGCCTTTATAGGCCTTTGCAGTTACCTTTAACTGATAGCTGTAGTTTTTGGCAATCCCATAAGATTTTTGCATCAAAAGTGTTGTGCCGTCGGGGTCTGACTCTGTCCAAGATTTTATGGTTTTCCAGGAGCTCTTGTACTGCTGCAGTTCGCAGGTCACCTTGATATTATCGGCCTCCGCAGGGCTGCAATCGGCAAAAACAGTGCATTCCGCCACATTATCGGACGGAATTTCTATGCCGCCGCTCAACATCGCCCAGTGGGACCACCTTGGCTGAGGGGTGTTCGCAAATGCAGCCATGGCAAAGCAGGTTACCATAGAGACAGCCACAACTAAAGTTACAATGATTTTTCGAATCTTGTTTTTCATACACAGATTCCTCCTTTTTGTTTTCTCTTAGTTATACGAATAGGAGATTATAAATATAACAAGATAGGAGAATATGGATACCTGTGTTTTAAAATTTACTTTATACTCTCCATAATTTTGCAGGCTTGATCCAAAGAGAGTGTACCATGGATATAAAATTGATGATGATCTTTATTCATTAAAACTTTTAATTCATCATTTTTTTCAATCACATAAGACTCGTTTCCATTTATTAAAACTTTGCTCACTCCGGCTTCTTCTGTATCAATTGCGATGGCCGAAGGGTTATCATAGTAGTAGAAGATGTAAGACTGAGTTCCTGTGCTGTTCACATACTTTATAAAAAATGTTCCCTTCTCCTCGCTGACCTCAGCCGAACTATAGCCATCAGGAATATATCCCGGTTCATAAGCCTGGTAGTCCTTTGTCAAGTTGGTATTATTCTCCCCCTGAAAGTTAAATTTAGTTGATTTTTCTTTAACCTCCATGAAAAAACGTACCAACGGTAACCGGAATGCCTCTACACTGGTTACGGCAAAAACACTGATCGTTAATGCGAAACACAGGCAGACTATGGCCCGCAGCCGTTTCTTTGGAAATTGTTTGGGGAATAAATTGCGTTTTTCCGCTCTTTTTTGAATTTCATCGACCCTGCGGTTATGCTCGTCTGAGAATGTATGGATACTTTCCGCGTCGAGGTTGTATGCATTCATTTCTTCGTCGGATTCAAGCTGCTCCTCCAGAGCTAATTCTAACAAATAATCACTTTTCTTTTTCATTAAATCATCATTCATGATTTTTACACCCCTTTAACTTTTCGGCCAGTACTTTTTTCGCTCTGGAAAGCCGAGTGTTGACGTTATATTCAGTTATGTTCAGGATTTGCGCTGTTTCTTTGGAAGTTAAGTGGTGAAGAATTCTCAGACGCAGTATTTCCTTATACTTGTCGTCCAGTTCGTTTATCAGTTGAATTACTGTTTTATAATCTTCTGTCTCAATATACAGATCCTCTGCACTTCTGCCGGCTTCTGTTTTTTCAACCGTTTCAAAGGGAATTGGTGTATGGTTGGCTTTTCGGATGTGATCAATTGCGGTATTTTTTGTTATTGTTATCAGTAAATTTTTACAACGCGGCGTTTCAATTTCATTTTCGTCAATTCTGTATAAAATGTCAATAAGCTTGATTAATGAAAGTTGAACAATATCCTCTGCATCGTGTTGATTTTTGGCAACATTAAAAGCAACCTGATACATCATATTTTTGTACCGCTCATAAATATGACGAAATTTGGAGAGCTCTGCTTCCCCGTCGATCATGCTTAATAGAATCATACTCATTAGCCCTCTTTTGTACGTGATAAATTATTATTTGCATATTACGGCAGATACACCCGGCTTCAGGC is part of the [Clostridium] symbiosum genome and encodes:
- a CDS encoding DUF4367 domain-containing protein produces the protein MNDDLMKKKSDYLLELALEEQLESDEEMNAYNLDAESIHTFSDEHNRRVDEIQKRAEKRNLFPKQFPKKRLRAIVCLCFALTISVFAVTSVEAFRLPLVRFFMEVKEKSTKFNFQGENNTNLTKDYQAYEPGYIPDGYSSAEVSEEKGTFFIKYVNSTGTQSYIFYYYDNPSAIAIDTEEAGVSKVLINGNESYVIEKNDELKVLMNKDHHQFYIHGTLSLDQACKIMESIK
- the thiD gene encoding bifunctional hydroxymethylpyrimidine kinase/phosphomethylpyrimidine kinase, producing the protein MMRVPSVLTIAGSDSGGGAGIQADIKTITALGLYASSAITAVTAQNTLGVQMIRPVSPELLAAQLDSVFSDLTPQAVKIGMLGTKDAILTVEDRIKHYSPAYIILDPVMVSTSGKRLLGEEALAALSENLIPLASLVTPNIPEAEVLLGGITIQSREDMQKAALRLSGYYRVPILLKGGHLSSGACDLLCIGETIHWFSAPRIANPNSHGTGCTLSSAIACGLAEDMSLEQSVARAKHYLSGALGAGLDLGNGNGPLYHAWNISSENR
- a CDS encoding sigma-70 family RNA polymerase sigma factor, with translation MILLSMIDGEAELSKFRHIYERYKNMMYQVAFNVAKNQHDAEDIVQLSLIKLIDILYRIDENEIETPRCKNLLITITKNTAIDHIRKANHTPIPFETVEKTEAGRSAEDLYIETEDYKTVIQLINELDDKYKEILRLRILHHLTSKETAQILNITEYNVNTRLSRAKKVLAEKLKGCKNHE
- the thiW gene encoding energy coupling factor transporter S component ThiW; its protein translation is MKNQTTTLFGNKETASPSNYTPDRAANTLSLKKTVLGGMLVALTVALSGFSVPIGASRCFPVQHFINVIASVFLGPLYGVCMAFCTSLIRNLIGTGSLMAFPGSMVGAFLGAFLFQKTGRFVLAYLGEVVGTGIIGALLCYPIAVFLMGKEIALFFYVVPFLTSTVCGTAMAVVLLEILRRSPLFSHLHRMIQN
- the thiC gene encoding phosphomethylpyrimidine synthase ThiC gives rise to the protein MNYTTQMDAARKGILTREMKNVAEKEHFDPQELMRLVAEGKAAIPANKLHTCLEPNGIGSMLRTKINVNLGTSRDCNDLDMELAKVNDAVAMGAESIMDLSSFGDTGKFRRKLTSECPAIIGTVPIYDAVVYYHKPLKEITSEEWIDIVKMHAKDGVDFMTIHIGINKNTANRFKEAKRLTNIVSRGGSIIFAWMEMTGLENPFYEHFDEILDICQEYDVTLSLGDACRPGCIADASDISQIEELITLGELTRKAWEKNVQIIIEGPGHMPLDQIAANMKIQQTICQGAPFYVLGPLVTDIAPGYDHITAAIGGAIAAASGASFLCYVTPAEHLRLPDLDDVKEGIIASRIAAHAADIAKGIKGAADWDHEMSEARKRLDWERMFHLSIDPEKAKRYRAAGKPEKEDTCSMCGNFCAVKNMNRILDGEIVSIFDE
- the thiM gene encoding hydroxyethylthiazole kinase, whose amino-acid sequence is MINEPFSTISPFPEANSLFPDEILRLPQLIRDRSPLIHCITNYVTACEVANIILAAGAAPVMADHPDEAADVTSRSDCLLLNFGTLKESSAAAMSRAGTKAGELGLPLILDPVGIGSSPYRTSSILNVLSQVTPAVIRGNASEIKRLYLELTRGTAAECKIPSPQVQDSPRGVDASKQDQITQTNLSPLTGAARGLSELTGAVVVMTGETDLVTFKDKTMLIQNGCPMMSRITGSGCMLDGIIAAYVSTAILSAGPATESTETAIHSATALAVSAAGLCGELAYRKVEERGEGTGSFLRYFTDYVSLLDEETLKRGMKIEIQSIRLSAVCSDRPVIYR
- the thiE gene encoding thiamine phosphate synthase; translated protein: MKFNRSDCLLYAVTDRSFTGEKTLEQMVREALASGVTMLQLREKDLDERRFLEEALLMRRLTRYYGVPLIINDNVEIALRCQADGVHVGQDDINAAEARLAIGSNMILGVTAKTVEQAKLAEAQGADYLGSGAVFGSQTKKEALPMTFDTLSAICKNVSIPVAAIGGITASNVTKLTGTGIAGAAVVSGIFGQNDISLAVRTLKDKLIKVVNP